In Acinetobacter piscicola, a single window of DNA contains:
- a CDS encoding RidA family protein, with the protein MAVQRLHITPRFSEVAISGNLVHLAGQLASDLSLDIKGQTQQTFDMIDRFLADAGTDKSQIMSVTIYLKDIEKDYAAFNEVWDAWVADIEALPRTCVEAKLYDPKVLVELTVVAVKA; encoded by the coding sequence ATGGCTGTACAACGTTTACACATTACTCCACGCTTTTCAGAAGTGGCAATTTCAGGAAATTTAGTACATTTGGCAGGTCAATTGGCAAGTGATTTAAGTTTAGACATCAAAGGTCAAACCCAACAAACTTTTGATATGATTGATCGTTTCCTCGCAGATGCAGGTACAGACAAAAGCCAGATCATGTCCGTAACGATCTATTTAAAAGATATAGAAAAAGATTATGCTGCGTTTAATGAAGTTTGGGATGCATGGGTTGCAGATATTGAAGCACTGCCACGTACCTGTGTAGAAGCAAAATTATATGATCCCAAGGTTTTAGTTGAACTTACAGTAGTTGCTGTAAAAGCCTAA
- the creD gene encoding cell envelope integrity protein CreD, translating into MRSNFLTLKIITMMILMAIFWLGLLFISHLVSERQSYQQDFIRDISSTQISPQSIIAPYVRVPYSEEKVCVDEQKKSFPCTEEHFSYFGADHTHWLANFKVTDDTYKRTIYRAVSYQADLSAKGHFAKPEITHKKYHWERAQIILPVKDPRGLDQQPSIQIFNQNYPFQISDQGNSESGFDFMHISVDKYPEILKAIQNGFNFNLQLKLTGLSQFNLIPTSQHVTYDAKGNWADTKYDGQSLPYTKMSQTEQFSAQWKNIALGQQNLNKIANCENSECMRQLSNAYLTRSHHDSPDEETNTVEKIGLSTEFLESVNVYTQTDRAIKYGIVIILITFGCFFIFEVLKSLRIHPIQYALVAMAQGIFFVLLLSISEYYAFTWAYLVAAIACISLMTWYLFFVMRGIKAAAVFSLILSMLYAVIYLLLQSNGKTFLIGSVISFIVLAAIMFITRHIDWYQVSTKPKSELKHDTATAHH; encoded by the coding sequence ATGCGTTCTAATTTTCTCACATTAAAGATCATTACGATGATGATTTTAATGGCAATTTTTTGGCTAGGACTATTATTTATCAGTCACTTGGTCTCAGAACGTCAAAGCTATCAACAAGATTTTATTCGTGATATTTCAAGTACACAAATCAGCCCTCAAAGTATCATCGCGCCCTATGTTCGAGTTCCCTACAGTGAAGAAAAAGTCTGTGTTGATGAACAAAAAAAATCTTTCCCATGTACTGAAGAACACTTTAGCTACTTTGGCGCAGATCACACCCATTGGCTAGCCAACTTCAAAGTCACAGATGATACCTATAAACGAACGATTTATCGTGCTGTCAGTTATCAGGCAGACTTGTCAGCAAAAGGTCACTTTGCAAAACCTGAAATCACACATAAAAAATATCATTGGGAACGTGCACAGATCATTTTACCTGTCAAAGACCCTCGTGGTTTAGACCAACAACCCAGTATACAAATTTTCAATCAAAACTATCCATTTCAAATCAGTGATCAAGGCAATAGTGAATCAGGCTTTGATTTTATGCACATTTCGGTAGACAAATATCCTGAAATTCTCAAAGCTATTCAAAATGGATTTAACTTTAATCTACAGCTTAAGCTTACGGGTTTAAGTCAGTTTAACCTCATTCCAACCAGCCAACATGTCACTTACGATGCAAAAGGCAATTGGGCAGATACGAAATATGATGGACAAAGTTTACCTTATACCAAAATGAGTCAGACTGAACAATTCAGTGCACAATGGAAAAATATTGCTCTCGGGCAGCAAAATCTCAATAAAATCGCAAATTGTGAAAATAGCGAATGTATGCGTCAGCTCAGCAATGCCTATTTAACACGTAGCCATCATGATTCTCCTGATGAAGAGACCAACACTGTTGAAAAAATTGGGCTGTCTACTGAGTTTTTAGAGTCAGTCAATGTCTATACGCAAACGGATCGTGCCATCAAATACGGCATCGTGATTATTCTGATTACTTTTGGTTGCTTCTTTATCTTTGAAGTACTGAAAAGTCTACGTATTCACCCGATCCAATATGCATTGGTTGCAATGGCACAAGGTATTTTCTTTGTTTTACTCCTGTCCATAAGTGAATATTATGCTTTTACATGGGCTTACCTTGTTGCAGCAATTGCCTGTATCAGCCTCATGACATGGTACTTGTTCTTTGTTATGCGTGGTATTAAAGCTGCTGCCGTCTTTAGCCTCATTTTAAGTATGCTTTATGCCGTGATCTACCTGCTATTACAGTCAAATGGTAAAACTTTCCTCATCGGCTCAGTCATTTCTTTCATTGTCCTTGCAGCCATTATGTTTATCACCCGACATATCGATTGGTATCAAGTCAGCACAAAACCAAAATCAGAACTTAAACACGATACAGCAACAGCACACCACTAA
- the creC gene encoding two-component system sensor histidine kinase CreC: MSIFIRIWFFFGLIILLGLWFMSYTFNQQVKPNVRQVVEDTLAENANIIAMLVAEDVYEHKVSTAQFDQKIQQALNRKLNATIWQHNKKEINQQIYITDAKGIVIYDSQGIATGQDYSQWNDIYLTLQGKYGVRSTRNYDMKGNDLCSSNSTMFIAAPIYYQVKQQQQLIGVVSIGKPNRSVQPYIQRSENQLFRQAAWITLLSLFLASLVAYWLKHSIDRVRKYAQALAPVNQAPHFRSAQELNLVSQAIETMREKLEDRAYVEHYVNTLTHELKSPLTAIQASAELLKEDLPLQHQQQFATHIHEQSQRLKILIDRMLLLTRLEKSKHQIERQTFNLSALIQQVLQQYTSQMQHKKIQCLLEIENECMIQADRFWLQQTIANILDNALDFVPHSAKILLQLHHKKNHQGIEFKIFNEGEWIPDYALSQVFNTYFSLPRPLSQQRSSGIGLSIVKQVIEQHHGQIFIENIQENQIAVIQPHQRGVMLSIQLP; encoded by the coding sequence ATGTCCATTTTCATTCGTATTTGGTTTTTCTTTGGTTTGATCATTTTGCTCGGACTGTGGTTTATGTCCTATACATTTAACCAACAAGTCAAACCCAATGTACGCCAAGTGGTTGAAGATACACTTGCAGAAAATGCCAATATTATCGCGATGTTAGTCGCTGAAGATGTATATGAGCATAAAGTCAGTACGGCACAATTTGATCAAAAAATCCAACAAGCCCTGAACCGCAAACTCAATGCCACCATTTGGCAGCACAACAAAAAAGAGATTAACCAACAGATTTATATCACTGACGCAAAAGGCATTGTGATCTATGATTCTCAAGGCATCGCCACAGGACAAGATTATTCCCAATGGAATGATATCTATCTGACGTTACAAGGCAAATACGGCGTACGCTCAACCCGCAATTATGATATGAAAGGCAATGATCTTTGCAGCAGTAATAGCACCATGTTTATTGCTGCACCGATTTATTATCAGGTCAAGCAACAGCAGCAACTGATTGGCGTGGTCAGTATCGGTAAGCCAAATCGTTCTGTTCAACCTTATATTCAACGTTCTGAAAATCAGCTTTTCCGTCAAGCAGCATGGATTACGCTGCTGAGCTTATTTCTCGCCAGTTTGGTCGCTTATTGGCTCAAACACAGTATTGACCGTGTGCGTAAATATGCCCAAGCCCTTGCCCCTGTCAATCAAGCACCACATTTTCGTTCTGCACAAGAGTTAAATCTTGTTTCACAAGCGATTGAAACGATGAGAGAAAAACTTGAAGATCGTGCCTATGTCGAGCACTATGTCAACACACTCACGCATGAACTAAAAAGTCCATTAACCGCCATCCAAGCAAGTGCCGAATTACTTAAAGAAGATCTGCCTTTACAGCATCAACAGCAATTTGCCACTCATATCCATGAACAAAGTCAACGTCTAAAAATTTTGATTGATCGAATGCTCTTACTGACACGTTTAGAAAAATCTAAACATCAAATCGAACGCCAAACTTTTAATTTATCCGCGTTGATTCAACAGGTTTTGCAGCAATATACCAGTCAGATGCAGCATAAAAAAATTCAATGTTTACTTGAGATTGAAAATGAATGCATGATCCAAGCAGATCGTTTTTGGTTACAACAAACCATTGCCAATATCTTGGATAATGCTTTGGACTTCGTACCGCATTCAGCCAAAATTTTGCTTCAGCTACATCACAAAAAAAACCATCAGGGTATTGAATTTAAAATATTTAATGAAGGAGAATGGATTCCTGACTACGCCCTATCGCAAGTCTTTAATACTTATTTTTCTTTGCCTCGTCCGCTTTCACAACAACGGAGTTCAGGTATCGGGCTCAGTATCGTCAAACAAGTGATTGAACAACATCATGGGCAGATTTTCATTGAGAATATTCAGGAAAATCAAATCGCTGTGATTCAACCCCATCAACGGGGTGTCATGCTGAGTATTCAATTACCTTAA
- the creB gene encoding two-component system response regulator CreB — MNNKKQILCVEDDAAILMPLRYALEREDWQVTWANTGTQAIADVQQQNFDFIILDVGLPDLNGFDVCKKIRQFNHTPLLFLTARDDEIDRIVGLEIGADDYCTKPFSSREIVSRIKAIWRRMEIQHQLQHTPSNENVRTEITIEPLTASAKVWHCVEEALQIYYFGTMLQLTRYEYRLLKLFIDHPEQVFSRQQLMDHIWEHPEHSLERTVDTHIKSLRQKLKLITAIHDPIQTHRGFGYSLKRMQ; from the coding sequence ATGAATAATAAAAAACAGATTTTATGTGTTGAAGATGATGCCGCTATTTTAATGCCTTTACGTTATGCACTTGAACGTGAAGATTGGCAAGTCACTTGGGCAAATACAGGCACACAAGCAATTGCCGATGTGCAACAACAAAACTTTGATTTTATTATTTTAGATGTGGGTTTACCCGACTTAAATGGCTTTGATGTCTGTAAAAAAATTCGTCAATTTAATCATACTCCATTGTTATTTTTAACAGCACGCGATGATGAAATTGATCGTATAGTCGGTTTAGAAATCGGTGCAGATGATTACTGTACAAAACCCTTTAGTTCACGGGAAATTGTCTCTCGCATCAAAGCCATTTGGCGCAGAATGGAAATTCAACATCAATTACAACATACGCCATCTAATGAAAATGTCCGTACTGAAATAACGATAGAGCCCCTCACAGCATCTGCTAAAGTTTGGCACTGTGTCGAAGAAGCTCTACAAATTTATTATTTTGGAACAATGTTGCAACTGACCCGTTATGAATATCGTTTATTGAAATTGTTCATTGATCATCCTGAACAGGTGTTTAGTCGGCAACAATTGATGGATCATATTTGGGAACATCCTGAACATAGTTTGGAACGCACAGTCGATACACATATCAAAAGTTTAAGACAAAAACTCAAACTGATTACAGCCATACACGATCCGATTCAAACTCATCGTGGTTTTGGTTATAGCCTAAAAAGAATGCAATAA
- the dinB gene encoding DNA polymerase IV: MRKIIHIDMDAFYASVELRERPDLRHLPVVISSHHPRAVIAAASYPARQFGLRSAMSMSQAKKLCPQVVVIEPHFEKYREVSAQIHQIFQYYTPLIEPLSLDEAYLDVTENLHNIPSATEVAERIRADIFRITGLTASAGVAPNKFLAKIASDWHKPNGICIIKPSQVQHFIHDLPLNKIPGVGKVTQEKLKNLNLETLGDLQKIEENILIQHFGKYGKQLFLYAQGIDERPVQAERQRQQISNETTFDDDLTLEQCSPYWDNLIERVWRNLDKKNMQARGVTVKLKLKNFQVLQHSKSFKQALNSQHDMQKVVQILLSEMQIPEHFQFRLIGVGLYQLSAQQEESQLSLW; this comes from the coding sequence ATGCGAAAAATCATTCATATTGATATGGACGCTTTCTACGCTTCAGTAGAATTGCGTGAACGCCCAGACCTCAGACACTTACCTGTTGTCATTTCCTCGCATCACCCACGGGCGGTAATTGCCGCAGCATCCTACCCTGCTCGTCAGTTTGGACTACGTTCTGCCATGTCGATGTCACAAGCCAAAAAACTGTGTCCTCAAGTTGTCGTCATCGAACCTCATTTTGAAAAATATCGAGAAGTTTCAGCACAAATTCATCAAATTTTCCAATACTACACCCCTCTCATTGAACCCTTATCTTTAGATGAAGCCTATTTAGATGTGACTGAAAATTTACACAATATTCCCAGTGCGACCGAAGTTGCTGAAAGGATCCGTGCTGATATTTTTCGTATCACAGGACTGACGGCGTCCGCAGGTGTTGCGCCCAATAAATTCCTCGCGAAAATTGCCTCTGACTGGCATAAACCGAATGGAATTTGCATCATAAAACCAAGCCAAGTACAACATTTCATTCATGATCTACCACTCAATAAAATTCCAGGTGTTGGCAAGGTCACGCAAGAAAAACTTAAAAATCTAAACTTAGAAACACTCGGAGATTTACAAAAAATCGAGGAAAACATACTCATTCAACATTTTGGCAAATATGGCAAGCAATTATTTTTATATGCGCAAGGCATTGATGAGCGTCCTGTACAAGCCGAACGGCAACGACAACAAATTTCCAATGAAACCACCTTTGATGATGATCTCACTTTGGAACAATGTAGCCCCTATTGGGACAATTTAATTGAGCGTGTATGGCGAAATTTAGATAAAAAAAACATGCAAGCACGTGGAGTGACGGTTAAATTAAAACTTAAAAATTTTCAGGTTTTACAACACAGTAAAAGCTTCAAACAGGCTTTAAATTCACAACATGATATGCAAAAAGTGGTGCAAATTTTATTATCAGAAATGCAGATTCCTGAACATTTTCAATTTCGCTTAATTGGTGTCGGACTGTATCAACTCTCAGCGCAACAAGAAGAATCACAATTATCGCTATGGTGA
- a CDS encoding GH25 family lysozyme has translation MLKNSAKTTKLTRHRIALIMLILCCVIGFILIMLQIKIAAAEPYPIQGFDVSHHQGQINWQKISPQQYQFVYLKATEGGDFKDTQFQNYWLKARERGMRVGAYHFFRLCREGEIQAQNFIETVPNKPDALPPVIDLEYDSNCINMFTKEQLLKQIKTMHDRLQQHYGKQPIFYTSKNFYNIILIGEFQTTPIWIREYHDKPDLKDKRPWTFWQTTNQSKISGINKNVDLNVFYGDETQWQQFLQSNHVKP, from the coding sequence ATGCTCAAAAACTCAGCCAAGACCACAAAGCTCACTCGTCATCGCATCGCATTGATCATGCTGATACTGTGCTGTGTGATCGGCTTCATTTTGATCATGTTACAGATTAAGATTGCCGCTGCTGAGCCTTATCCAATTCAAGGTTTTGATGTGTCACATCATCAAGGGCAAATTAATTGGCAAAAAATTTCACCACAACAATATCAATTCGTCTATCTCAAAGCCACAGAAGGCGGCGATTTTAAAGATACACAATTCCAAAACTATTGGCTCAAAGCACGAGAACGTGGCATGCGGGTAGGTGCTTATCATTTTTTCCGTCTGTGCCGTGAGGGTGAGATTCAAGCGCAAAATTTTATTGAAACTGTGCCAAACAAGCCTGATGCGCTACCGCCCGTCATCGATTTAGAATATGACAGTAACTGCATCAATATGTTTACGAAAGAACAACTGCTCAAACAAATCAAAACCATGCATGACCGTTTACAACAGCATTATGGTAAACAACCCATTTTTTATACTTCTAAAAATTTTTACAATATTATTTTAATCGGTGAATTTCAAACCACCCCGATTTGGATTCGTGAATACCACGATAAGCCAGACCTAAAAGACAAAAGACCTTGGACATTTTGGCAAACGACCAATCAAAGCAAAATTTCAGGTATCAATAAAAATGTAGATTTAAATGTTTTTTATGGTGATGAAACACAATGGCAGCAATTTTTGCAAAGCAACCATGTAAAACCTTAA
- the mdtD gene encoding multidrug transporter subunit MdtD: protein MTTTPSHQKLQPEFYLLVFLVSIGFFMQGLDTTIINTALPSMAESLQEDPLRMHGVVISYVLSVAACIPLSGWLADRFGVRNVFFAAIVIFTLASLGCAFSSSFNTLIAFRVLQGIGGALLLPVGRLAMLRIIPREQFLSAMSLMSLAGLMGPLMGPTLGGWLVEFASWHWIFLINLPIGLLGIFVTFKAMPNATEPSVKKFDFSGFILLVIAMVGMALGIENIASREVSKSVSLALLISGLIAAIIYAYHAHTHQNALFRSKLFKNKIYALGILGNFFARFGSNAIPFILPLMLQVAFQMEPLMTGLMLTPIVLGSLFSKPIIRPIISKMGYRKFLLINTFLVGACIASFALTTADTPTWLRALHFFVFGTLNSLQFVAMNTLTLKDLPQQDASSGNSFLSMIMMLSMSIGIALAGTLLNVFTHFLGEAQVTQAFHYTLICLGLINIFTAIIFYQIPKDQAI from the coding sequence ATGACCACCACGCCATCGCATCAAAAATTACAGCCTGAGTTTTATCTATTGGTCTTTTTGGTGTCCATTGGCTTTTTCATGCAAGGTTTAGACACCACCATTATCAATACTGCACTCCCCTCTATGGCAGAAAGTTTGCAGGAAGATCCATTACGCATGCATGGTGTGGTGATCAGTTATGTACTATCCGTTGCAGCCTGTATTCCACTCAGTGGCTGGCTTGCTGATCGTTTTGGTGTGAGAAATGTTTTCTTTGCTGCCATTGTGATTTTTACACTCGCCTCTCTCGGTTGTGCATTTTCAAGTAGTTTCAATACTTTAATTGCATTTCGAGTACTACAAGGTATTGGTGGTGCATTGCTCCTGCCGGTTGGTCGTTTGGCAATGTTACGCATTATTCCCCGTGAACAGTTTTTGTCTGCGATGAGTTTAATGAGTTTGGCGGGTTTAATGGGACCACTCATGGGACCAACTTTAGGTGGTTGGTTGGTAGAGTTTGCTTCATGGCATTGGATTTTCCTGATCAATTTACCCATTGGACTGTTAGGCATATTTGTTACTTTTAAAGCCATGCCCAATGCCACCGAACCTTCAGTGAAAAAGTTTGACTTCAGTGGCTTTATTTTATTGGTCATTGCGATGGTAGGTATGGCATTGGGTATTGAAAATATTGCAAGTCGTGAAGTTTCAAAAAGCGTCAGTCTTGCTTTATTGATAAGCGGTTTGATTGCCGCCATAATCTATGCCTATCACGCCCATACCCATCAAAATGCACTATTTCGCAGTAAATTATTTAAGAATAAAATCTATGCCCTTGGCATTTTGGGCAATTTCTTTGCACGTTTCGGCAGCAATGCAATTCCATTTATTTTACCTTTGATGTTGCAAGTGGCTTTTCAGATGGAACCACTGATGACCGGCCTTATGCTGACACCCATCGTATTGGGCTCGCTCTTTTCTAAACCGATCATCCGTCCGATCATCTCTAAAATGGGTTATCGAAAATTCTTACTGATCAATACTTTTTTGGTCGGTGCATGTATTGCAAGTTTTGCACTGACCACAGCAGACACACCAACATGGCTAAGAGCATTACATTTCTTTGTTTTTGGCACGCTAAATTCTTTACAGTTTGTTGCCATGAATACATTAACCCTCAAAGACTTACCTCAACAAGATGCCAGCAGTGGTAATAGTTTTTTGTCCATGATCATGATGCTCTCGATGAGTATCGGAATTGCTTTAGCAGGAACCTTACTCAATGTGTTCACGCACTTTTTAGGTGAAGCACAGGTTACACAAGCCTTTCATTACACTTTGATTTGTTTAGGTTTAATCAACATTTTTACTGCTATCATTTTCTATCAGATCCCTAAAGATCAGGCGATTTAA
- a CDS encoding TIGR00730 family Rossman fold protein → MNNALSNPLDPTLLAEHQTTQVLIALYCGSRFGHHPIYQEKAIHLATGIAEHGFGIVYGGASIGLMGQVADTVTEHGGEVVGVIPEFMLDYEVAHKNLTELHIVKNMHARKAMMAERASAFVALPGGLGTFEEILEIATWGQLNQHQKPMMLYNVNGFYNHMIAQLDHAVQEGFLPPQHRAKLIVCETEDEIFSAIRNLHAPKKFVI, encoded by the coding sequence ATGAATAATGCATTAAGCAATCCACTTGATCCAACTCTATTAGCCGAACATCAAACAACACAAGTTTTAATTGCGCTCTATTGTGGTTCACGCTTTGGTCATCACCCGATTTATCAAGAAAAAGCCATTCATTTGGCAACCGGTATTGCTGAACATGGTTTTGGTATTGTCTATGGTGGTGCAAGTATTGGCTTGATGGGACAAGTTGCAGATACAGTCACTGAACATGGCGGAGAAGTTGTTGGCGTCATTCCTGAGTTTATGTTGGACTATGAAGTTGCGCATAAAAATCTAACGGAATTACATATTGTTAAAAATATGCATGCTCGAAAAGCCATGATGGCAGAGCGTGCGAGTGCTTTTGTTGCGCTACCTGGCGGTTTAGGAACATTTGAAGAAATTTTAGAAATTGCCACTTGGGGGCAACTTAATCAACACCAAAAACCAATGATGTTATATAACGTCAATGGTTTTTATAACCACATGATTGCACAGCTTGATCATGCAGTTCAGGAAGGTTTTTTACCGCCACAACACCGTGCAAAATTAATCGTTTGTGAAACAGAAGATGAAATTTTCTCTGCCATTCGTAATTTACATGCACCGAAAAAATTTGTGATTTAA
- a CDS encoding TerC family protein: MILEWMSDPSAWVGLATLVVLEIVLGIDNLVFIAILAEKLPPEQRNKARILGLMLALCMRMVLLASIAWVITLTNPLFYILEHPFSGRDLILLFGGVFLLFKGTMELREQLESHGPIKEENPVHAAFWMVIVQIVVLDAVFSLDSVITAVGMVKELSVMMIAVVIAVGIMLWASKPLMEFVNKHPTIVILCLCFLMMIGFSLIVEGFGYHIPKGYLYAAIGFSVMIEFFNQTMRKNQEKSVTTTDLRFRTASAVMRMLGGKSAASSDIQSHKPEDVLATQALADEIFDSENSAYHSVMVQGVLGLSERPVKSVMTPRPELEWLDLDEDEATIKANLMSMAHSRLILAHGELDNIAGIVPTHKVLNDYIETGILDFEKHLREPVIVHENAQVLMVMEQLRQAPLQMAIVLNEYGSIEGIATPIDVLEAIAGEFPDEDELEAAAESLEDGSLMLEGSTDIRHVSLLLGRDLVDESEQYSTLSGYILFHLGRLPESGVKFEADGYMFEVVTMDGHKIDKVHIVPLEKPQDDD, from the coding sequence ATGATTTTAGAATGGATGTCCGATCCTTCCGCATGGGTGGGTTTGGCAACGCTTGTGGTCCTAGAAATCGTTCTTGGGATTGATAACCTTGTTTTTATTGCAATTCTTGCAGAAAAATTGCCCCCTGAACAACGTAATAAAGCACGTATTTTAGGGCTAATGCTCGCATTGTGTATGCGGATGGTCTTGTTAGCGTCCATTGCATGGGTAATTACGCTGACCAATCCTTTATTCTATATTTTAGAACATCCATTTTCAGGGCGAGATTTGATTCTACTGTTTGGTGGTGTGTTCCTACTGTTTAAAGGCACAATGGAACTGCGAGAACAGCTCGAAAGTCATGGTCCGATCAAAGAAGAAAATCCTGTACATGCCGCTTTTTGGATGGTAATTGTTCAGATCGTGGTATTGGATGCAGTATTTTCATTAGACAGTGTCATTACTGCCGTGGGCATGGTGAAAGAACTCTCTGTGATGATGATTGCAGTTGTAATCGCCGTGGGCATCATGCTATGGGCATCTAAGCCATTGATGGAGTTTGTGAATAAGCATCCAACCATCGTGATTTTATGTTTATGTTTCTTGATGATGATCGGCTTCTCGCTCATTGTGGAAGGATTTGGTTATCACATTCCAAAAGGCTACTTATATGCAGCGATTGGTTTCTCAGTCATGATTGAGTTCTTTAACCAAACCATGCGTAAAAACCAAGAAAAATCAGTAACGACTACAGATTTACGCTTTCGTACAGCTTCCGCAGTGATGCGTATGTTAGGTGGAAAAAGTGCGGCAAGTTCTGATATTCAAAGTCATAAGCCTGAAGATGTTCTTGCGACACAAGCTTTAGCTGATGAAATCTTTGATTCAGAAAATAGTGCTTATCATAGTGTCATGGTGCAAGGTGTTTTAGGTTTATCTGAGCGTCCTGTAAAGTCAGTGATGACACCACGTCCAGAGCTAGAGTGGTTAGATTTAGATGAAGATGAAGCCACTATTAAAGCAAATTTAATGTCGATGGCACATTCACGTTTGATCTTGGCACATGGTGAATTGGACAATATCGCAGGGATTGTACCCACCCATAAAGTACTCAACGATTATATTGAAACGGGTATTTTAGATTTCGAAAAACATTTACGAGAGCCTGTAATTGTGCACGAAAATGCACAAGTATTGATGGTGATGGAGCAATTACGTCAAGCTCCTTTACAGATGGCAATTGTACTGAATGAATATGGTTCAATCGAAGGGATTGCTACACCCATCGATGTGTTAGAAGCGATCGCAGGTGAATTCCCTGATGAAGATGAATTAGAGGCTGCAGCTGAAAGTTTAGAAGATGGTTCATTGATGCTTGAAGGGTCAACTGACATTCGTCATGTGTCTTTACTTTTAGGACGAGATCTTGTTGATGAGTCTGAACAATATTCAACACTGTCTGGCTATATTTTATTTCACTTAGGTCGTTTGCCTGAAAGTGGTGTGAAGTTTGAAGCAGATGGCTATATGTTTGAAGTGGTCACAATGGATGGACATAAGATTGATAAAGTTCATATTGTGCCCTTGGAAAAACCACAAGATGATGATTGA